In Candidatus Kerfeldbacteria bacterium, a single genomic region encodes these proteins:
- the secG gene encoding preprotein translocase subunit SecG has product MGNIFNIAQIVLAGFLITAILLQNKGTGLGSAFGGGENVFRTKRGFEKTLFFATIVLSLLFFGVSLTNVLVQR; this is encoded by the coding sequence ATGGGAAACATATTCAATATTGCACAAATCGTCCTTGCCGGATTCTTAATTACTGCAATTCTGCTTCAAAATAAAGGTACCGGCCTGGGATCTGCCTTTGGTGGTGGCGAAAACGTCTTCCGCACCAAGCGGGGATTTGAAAAAACCTTATTTTTTGCAACCATTGTCTTAAGTCTCCTTTTCTTCGGCGTATCGCTGACAAACGTCCTAGTCCAACGCTAG
- a CDS encoding co-chaperone GroES, with protein MKLKPLGDRIAVKPVTEEEVTKSGIVLPETAEKEKKEEGEVVAIGDGEKITKLGLKVGDRVLFGKYAGEEVTLENVEYKVLKDEDVLAVVE; from the coding sequence ATGAAACTCAAACCATTGGGTGATCGGATTGCCGTCAAACCGGTAACCGAAGAAGAGGTAACCAAGTCAGGCATCGTGTTACCTGAGACCGCTGAAAAAGAAAAAAAAGAAGAGGGTGAGGTCGTGGCCATCGGCGACGGTGAAAAGATCACCAAGCTCGGGCTGAAAGTCGGCGACCGCGTGCTCTTCGGCAAATACGCCGGCGAAGAAGTGACGCTGGAGAATGTCGAGTATAAAGTATTAAAAGATGAAGACGTGCTCGCCGTTGTCGAGTAA
- the uvrC gene encoding excinuclease ABC subunit UvrC, giving the protein MPAPKHINLSKIPLKPGVYQFKDATGALLYIGKAKQLRHRVSSYFHSAAKHSPTKQIMVGKIAKLEYIITSSETEALLLESSLIKRHQPPYNIDLKDDKNFLYIKISLAEEYPRVFTVRRILQDKAKYFGPYTSAFAVRETLHTLRKLFPHRNFPTQPSKHQLEYYVRRYPELMGPADPTDYRRTINRIIRFLNGDYQDIVTELQQEMKKRAADHQFERAALLRDKIQAIERMMEKQKVVSPRQEHYDIISVAREGARAAVNLFAVRQGKLIAKQDFLLTNTAEQSDAEVLQAFIERFYAQHTNTPPAILVPTTLPNAALINKTFKTTVIIPRRGAKRQYLTLGRENALNYLEQQKASWEKDTRKIQQALGAFKELLKLPKPPRRIETYDISNIQGTNAVGSMVVFTDGQPDKQWYRKFKIKTVVGANDFAMLTEMLQRRFQHQKPTPSPTSGERAGERGGWPQPDLVILDGGKGQLNTVREGVTIPCPVIALAKKEEAIFVPGRKTPLHFPADSEALYLIQRMRDEAHRFAITFYRSRHGRATTHSRLDDVPGVGAHTKKKLLKEFGSVRHVRNQSMEALTRLVGATLAKRIKESL; this is encoded by the coding sequence ATGCCTGCCCCGAAACACATTAATCTCTCAAAAATCCCTCTCAAACCCGGCGTCTACCAGTTCAAAGATGCGACCGGCGCCCTGCTGTATATCGGCAAAGCCAAGCAGCTCCGGCACCGCGTCTCCTCCTATTTCCATTCCGCGGCAAAGCACTCGCCCACCAAGCAGATCATGGTGGGGAAGATTGCCAAGCTGGAGTACATCATCACCTCGTCGGAAACCGAAGCACTGCTCCTGGAGTCCAGCCTGATCAAGCGCCACCAGCCACCGTACAACATTGACCTGAAGGACGACAAAAATTTTCTCTATATCAAAATCAGTCTGGCCGAGGAATACCCGCGGGTCTTCACCGTCCGCCGCATCCTCCAGGATAAGGCAAAATATTTCGGCCCCTATACTTCTGCCTTTGCGGTTCGGGAAACCCTTCACACCCTACGTAAATTATTCCCCCACCGTAACTTCCCCACCCAGCCATCGAAGCACCAATTGGAGTACTACGTCCGACGCTATCCAGAACTGATGGGTCCGGCTGACCCTACCGACTACCGCCGCACCATTAACCGGATTATCCGCTTCTTGAATGGCGACTACCAGGACATCGTGACCGAGTTGCAACAAGAAATGAAGAAGCGCGCGGCTGATCATCAGTTTGAACGAGCGGCGTTGCTTCGCGATAAAATCCAGGCCATCGAGCGCATGATGGAAAAGCAGAAAGTTGTTTCGCCGCGCCAAGAGCACTACGACATTATCAGCGTGGCGCGCGAAGGCGCCCGCGCCGCGGTCAATCTCTTCGCCGTCCGGCAGGGAAAACTGATTGCTAAGCAGGACTTCCTACTGACCAATACCGCTGAGCAATCGGATGCTGAGGTGCTGCAAGCGTTCATCGAACGGTTCTACGCCCAGCATACCAATACCCCGCCCGCCATCCTTGTTCCAACAACACTACCCAATGCAGCCCTCATCAATAAAACGTTTAAGACTACCGTAATCATACCGCGGCGCGGAGCGAAGCGCCAATACCTGACCCTCGGTCGAGAAAATGCGCTCAACTATCTTGAACAACAAAAGGCGTCATGGGAAAAAGACACGCGCAAGATCCAGCAAGCCCTCGGAGCGTTCAAAGAATTACTAAAATTACCCAAACCACCTCGCCGAATCGAAACCTATGACATCTCAAACATTCAAGGAACGAACGCCGTCGGCTCCATGGTGGTCTTTACCGATGGCCAGCCAGATAAGCAATGGTATCGCAAATTCAAAATCAAAACCGTGGTCGGCGCAAACGACTTTGCCATGCTGACTGAGATGCTCCAACGCCGTTTCCAGCACCAAAAACCCACCCCCTCTCCCACTTCGGGGGAGAGGGCTGGGGAGAGGGGGGGCTGGCCGCAACCGGACCTGGTCATCCTGGACGGCGGCAAAGGTCAACTGAATACCGTGCGTGAGGGCGTAACGATCCCATGCCCAGTCATTGCTTTAGCAAAAAAAGAAGAGGCCATCTTTGTGCCGGGTCGAAAAACACCGCTGCATTTCCCAGCTGACTCCGAGGCGCTCTATCTCATCCAACGAATGCGCGACGAAGCGCACCGCTTCGCCATCACCTTCTACCGTTCTCGCCATGGCCGGGCGACTACCCATTCCCGCCTTGATGATGTGCCAGGCGTTGGCGCTCACACCAAGAAGAAACTACTTAAGGAGTTTGGATCGGTGCGACACGTTCGCAACCAATCAATGGAGGCACTGACCCGTCTGGTTGGCGCCACGCTTGCCAAACGAATAAAAGAATCATTATGA
- a CDS encoding DUF4870 domain-containing protein, protein MNEQKPVSGNSDSNLMAALSYVWILSIVMLIIKKDDEFVKYHAKQGLILFILSFVGVIPVIGWFVWLAVVILDIIGFIKALSGERYKVPVVGDLAEKIKM, encoded by the coding sequence ATGAATGAACAGAAACCGGTTTCCGGCAATTCAGACAGCAATCTGATGGCCGCGCTGTCCTACGTGTGGATTTTGAGCATTGTCATGCTGATCATCAAGAAAGATGACGAGTTTGTGAAATACCACGCGAAACAAGGATTGATTTTATTTATTCTCTCCTTCGTCGGCGTTATTCCGGTCATTGGCTGGTTTGTTTGGCTGGCGGTCGTGATACTCGACATCATTGGTTTCATCAAAGCCTTGTCCGGCGAGCGGTATAAGGTGCCGGTCGTAGGAGATCTAGCAGAGAAGATCAAGATGTAA
- a CDS encoding alpha/beta fold hydrolase, with product MPKPAVLLIHGFTSHRSSLEAVIPELDKRGIEWHYPILAGHGTTPGDLVNARWEDWQYDVEQALQYLQPKTRPILIIALSMGALLALELAAKYPKQILGLVLLSSCLHFYSRLARYTRVVSRVIPRVPNPSIAKFSSFAYAKNDQGYAWFPSTAFRHFWLRTQHFDSVLEKVTQPVRIIHSHNDKVAAPSGARHIYDTIPSADKELVWLERSGHEILLDCETDRVLEEIFKFPLLQ from the coding sequence ATGCCCAAACCCGCCGTACTGCTTATCCACGGTTTCACCTCGCACCGCTCCAGCCTGGAAGCGGTGATTCCTGAATTGGACAAGCGCGGCATCGAATGGCACTACCCCATCCTGGCCGGCCACGGCACCACGCCGGGTGATTTGGTAAATGCTCGCTGGGAAGACTGGCAGTACGATGTGGAGCAAGCCCTGCAGTATCTCCAGCCCAAAACTCGGCCAATACTCATCATTGCCCTCTCCATGGGAGCGCTCCTGGCACTGGAACTAGCTGCAAAATACCCGAAACAAATTTTAGGGCTGGTACTCTTGTCCTCCTGCCTCCACTTCTACTCTCGTCTGGCGCGCTACACCCGCGTGGTCAGCCGCGTCATTCCGCGCGTGCCCAATCCCAGCATCGCTAAATTCAGCTCCTTCGCCTATGCCAAAAATGACCAGGGCTATGCCTGGTTCCCTTCGACTGCATTTCGACACTTCTGGCTCCGCACTCAACACTTCGACAGTGTCCTGGAAAAAGTCACCCAGCCCGTGCGCATCATCCATTCACATAACGATAAAGTCGCCGCACCATCAGGGGCTCGGCATATCTATGACACTATTCCGAGTGCCGACAAAGAACTCGTTTGGCTGGAGCGCTCTGGACATGAGATTCTCCTTGATTGCGAAACGGATCGGGTGCTGGAGGAGATATTTAAGTTTCCACTGCTACAATAG
- the groL gene encoding chaperonin GroEL (60 kDa chaperone family; promotes refolding of misfolded polypeptides especially under stressful conditions; forms two stacked rings of heptamers to form a barrel-shaped 14mer; ends can be capped by GroES; misfolded proteins enter the barrel where they are refolded when GroES binds), producing the protein MAKQILFDEEARSLLKAGVDKLANAVKVTLGPKGRNVALDKGFGGPTITNDGVTIAEEIDLEDKFENVGAQAVKEVAKKTNDVAGDGTTTATLMAQSMVAEGFKNVAAGANPMMIKKGIEKGVKAIVAELKKLSKEVKSNEEIAQVGTISAQDPEVGALIAEVMQKVGNEGVVTVEEGQTFGLSKEVVEGMQFDKGYVSPYMITNAERMEAEYKDAHILITDKKVASLQEILPLLEKVAQSGKKELVVIADEIEGEALTTFIVNKIRGTFNVLGVKAPGFGDRRKEMLEDIAVLTGGKVISEDVGLKLENAGLESLGQARRVIATKDTTTIVDGKGDEKEIKDRVARLKSEVKESTSDFDKEKLHERLGKLTGGVAVIKVGAATETELKEKKHRIEDALHATRAAVEEGIVPGGGVALIRAMQVLDTVAVDGDEKVGISILRRSLEEPVRQIAINAGKEGSVVADQVKQRKGNEGYNAATDVYEDLVAAGIVDPTKVTRSALQNAASAAAMLLTTEAVVTDLPEKEGKGGAPDMSGMGGMGMGM; encoded by the coding sequence ATGGCAAAGCAAATATTATTTGATGAAGAAGCGCGCAGCTTATTGAAAGCCGGCGTGGACAAACTGGCCAACGCGGTGAAAGTAACCCTCGGGCCAAAAGGACGCAACGTCGCCCTGGATAAAGGTTTTGGCGGACCAACCATCACCAATGATGGCGTGACCATTGCTGAAGAAATTGATCTCGAAGACAAGTTTGAAAATGTTGGCGCCCAAGCCGTCAAAGAGGTAGCCAAGAAGACCAATGACGTGGCTGGAGATGGCACCACTACTGCGACCCTCATGGCACAGAGCATGGTGGCCGAAGGATTTAAGAACGTGGCCGCTGGTGCGAACCCGATGATGATTAAGAAAGGCATTGAAAAAGGTGTCAAAGCCATCGTGGCCGAACTCAAGAAATTATCCAAAGAAGTTAAGTCCAATGAAGAAATCGCCCAGGTCGGAACCATTTCCGCCCAGGATCCGGAAGTCGGCGCTTTGATCGCCGAAGTCATGCAGAAAGTGGGCAACGAAGGTGTGGTGACCGTCGAAGAAGGTCAGACGTTTGGCTTGTCCAAAGAAGTGGTGGAAGGCATGCAGTTCGACAAAGGCTATGTCTCGCCCTACATGATTACCAATGCTGAACGGATGGAAGCAGAATACAAAGACGCCCATATCCTCATCACGGACAAGAAAGTTGCCTCACTCCAGGAAATCTTGCCGCTCTTAGAGAAAGTCGCTCAGTCAGGCAAGAAAGAATTGGTCGTGATTGCTGATGAAATCGAAGGCGAAGCATTGACCACCTTTATCGTGAACAAAATTCGTGGCACCTTTAATGTTCTGGGCGTGAAAGCGCCAGGGTTTGGCGATCGCCGCAAAGAGATGCTTGAGGACATCGCCGTCTTAACCGGCGGTAAAGTGATCAGCGAAGATGTTGGGCTCAAGCTTGAGAACGCTGGATTGGAATCACTTGGCCAGGCTCGCCGTGTCATCGCCACCAAAGACACCACCACCATCGTGGATGGCAAAGGCGATGAAAAGGAAATCAAAGATCGCGTGGCGCGCCTCAAGAGCGAAGTGAAAGAATCCACCTCTGATTTTGACAAAGAAAAACTCCACGAACGCTTGGGTAAATTAACTGGTGGCGTGGCCGTGATCAAAGTTGGCGCAGCAACTGAAACCGAACTCAAAGAAAAGAAGCACCGGATTGAAGATGCTTTGCACGCGACTCGCGCCGCTGTGGAAGAGGGTATTGTCCCGGGCGGTGGTGTGGCTTTGATTCGCGCCATGCAGGTGCTGGACACCGTCGCCGTCGATGGTGATGAGAAAGTCGGTATCTCCATTCTGCGCCGCTCGCTCGAGGAACCGGTGCGCCAGATCGCCATCAACGCCGGCAAAGAAGGCTCAGTCGTGGCTGACCAGGTGAAACAGCGCAAAGGCAACGAAGGCTATAATGCTGCAACTGATGTCTATGAAGATTTGGTGGCTGCCGGAATCGTTGACCCCACCAAAGTGACTCGCAGCGCATTGCAAAATGCCGCTTCAGCCGCAGCTATGCTCCTGACCACCGAAGCAGTCGTGACCGATTTGCCGGAAAAAGAAGGCAAAGGCGGCGCGCCTGACATGAGTGGTATGGGCGGTATGGGGATGGGAATGTAA
- a CDS encoding Rieske 2Fe-2S domain-containing protein: MTDTKLSGHVDSDKHIAIYTAADGTVHRLSSYCTHEFCDVEWDGNENNWHCPCHGARYAPTGAVIKGPATEPLRTLRDHE; encoded by the coding sequence ATGACCGATACAAAATTATCCGGCCACGTCGATTCAGACAAGCACATCGCCATCTACACCGCTGCCGATGGCACTGTCCACCGATTGAGTAGTTATTGCACCCATGAGTTCTGTGATGTGGAATGGGATGGCAATGAAAACAATTGGCACTGCCCCTGCCATGGCGCGCGGTATGCCCCGACCGGCGCCGTCATAAAAGGCCCGGCCACCGAGCCATTGCGTACCCTACGCGATCACGAATAG
- a CDS encoding O-antigen ligase family protein: MKWFYRMSTWLLYGYVFLLPGQARWIWREASLGGWVWEYGRGSLYLTDFLWVALLLCAWCFPHTSVRMRQWWLALGALVIIAFGSVLASVHADTSWYAWLRLLQGISLIWIIYRLRFSWRGISIALIGAGVVQAGFGIWQFFFQEVMASTWLGMASHAPAILGDSVIETTAGRFLRAYGTLPHPNILGGFLAVCLVLLIPLLASVYRDWKYGWYGAIGVPASFVIILTGLLFTFSRSAWLGAGVAFVGMFVASLWQRDRLRMRLLCRAAVWGIAVIAVCWILIPEPFQTHLIDGGRLEQRSSDERMMGIRDSFEQLGQTWVAGTGIGASTYANFQERPTTQDGFAEPVHDIYLLVFVELGILGGMLFLWLLGLFITSFMHQLTRRPPVSDGYIAFAVAVACVLVIGLFEHFIWSLAFGGLLFWLLFGMWLKIETFGVVDK, from the coding sequence ATGAAATGGTTTTATCGCATGTCCACCTGGTTACTCTACGGCTATGTTTTTTTACTGCCCGGGCAGGCGCGGTGGATTTGGCGCGAGGCGAGTTTAGGTGGCTGGGTGTGGGAGTATGGCCGAGGCAGTCTCTATCTTACTGATTTTTTGTGGGTGGCATTACTTCTGTGCGCCTGGTGTTTTCCCCATACATCAGTACGGATGCGGCAGTGGTGGCTGGCTCTCGGCGCGCTCGTCATTATCGCATTTGGTTCTGTCCTGGCGAGCGTTCATGCTGATACGTCATGGTATGCCTGGCTGCGTTTGCTTCAGGGTATTTCATTGATTTGGATAATCTATCGATTGCGGTTTTCTTGGCGCGGCATATCCATCGCTTTGATCGGCGCTGGCGTCGTGCAGGCGGGTTTTGGCATCTGGCAGTTTTTCTTTCAGGAAGTGATGGCCAGTACCTGGTTGGGCATGGCCTCCCACGCACCGGCCATCCTGGGTGACTCAGTGATCGAGACCACCGCCGGCAGATTTTTGCGCGCCTATGGCACGCTGCCCCATCCGAATATTCTCGGCGGGTTCCTGGCAGTCTGTTTGGTGTTATTGATTCCACTGTTAGCCTCAGTCTATCGCGATTGGAAATATGGCTGGTATGGCGCCATTGGCGTGCCCGCATCATTTGTCATTATCCTTACTGGACTTTTATTCACTTTTTCCCGCTCGGCCTGGTTGGGCGCCGGTGTCGCATTCGTCGGCATGTTCGTGGCCTCGCTTTGGCAGCGCGATCGACTGCGCATGAGGCTATTGTGTCGCGCGGCAGTCTGGGGGATTGCGGTTATTGCCGTCTGTTGGATATTGATACCTGAGCCGTTTCAAACGCATTTAATTGATGGCGGCCGACTGGAGCAGCGATCCTCAGATGAGCGGATGATGGGTATCCGAGATAGTTTCGAACAGCTGGGTCAGACGTGGGTGGCGGGCACCGGTATCGGCGCCAGCACCTACGCGAATTTTCAGGAGCGGCCAACCACCCAGGACGGATTTGCTGAACCGGTGCACGATATATATCTCTTAGTTTTTGTTGAACTCGGCATCTTAGGCGGCATGCTGTTTTTGTGGCTTCTTGGATTATTTATCACTTCCTTCATGCATCAGCTTACTCGGCGACCGCCTGTATCTGATGGGTATATCGCTTTTGCCGTGGCCGTGGCATGTGTGCTCGTCATTGGGCTCTTCGAGCACTTCATCTGGTCGCTCGCTTTTGGTGGGTTACTTTTCTGGCTACTCTTCGGCATGTGGCTGAAAATAGAGACTTTTGGCGTTGTGGATAAATAG
- the uvrA gene encoding excinuclease ABC subunit UvrA, whose product MPARTKKAIAKTPSTQPVISIRGARVHNLKNISLDIPRDKLVVITGISGSGKSSLAFDTIYAEGQRRYVESLSAYARQFLGLMDKPDVDQIDGLSPAISIDQKSTSHNPRSTVGTVTEIYDYLRLLFARVGTPHCPQCGRIVSKQTIEQITDQVLSLSQGTQFMIMAPVIRSQKGEHKKVVSEVRKAGYVRIRIDGDLYPIEEAEDMTLDKQKKHDLEVVVDRLTNDKSLEQQRLRESLEAALDLGDGLVIIHDADKKVDHLYSQHFACPHCHINLPPIEPRNFSFNNPHGACPDCTGLGTRLEIDPEMVIPNDRLTIAEGAIRPWARTTANQAWYLRFLEKVALANGFSLDVPVNTLTKKQLDMILYGTGTQEYTMDYSSDRFEGEFTKNFEGVIPNLMRRYKETQSDYIRLEIEKFMRVLPCPTCLGKRLKPEALAVLIDKKSIADISAMTVEHARDFFATLAFASEQHKTIARQILKEISARLQFLNNVGLDYLTLDRGASTLAGGEAQRIRLATQIGSSLVGVVYILDEPSIGLHQRDNEKLIETLITLKELGNTVIVVEHDEGTILASDYVVDIGPGAGEHGGHVVAAGTPQEIMKDKNSLTGQYISGRLSIPAPKEYRKGNGKYLTIKGASEFNLKNVDAKFPLGKFICITGVSGSGKSTLMTDILAKALAQKFYRAKEVPGKHVGLEGTEHLDKVIVIDQSPIGRTPRSNPATYTGVFTYIRDLFSQVPEARIRGYSPGRFSFNVVGGRCEACQGDGLVKIEMQFLPDVYVECEECKGHRYNAQALEIHYRSKNISDVLNMTVEEAMYFFQNQPAIHSKMKTLYEVGLGYVHLGQSATTLSGGEAQRVKLATELSRRATGKTLYILDEPTTGLHFDDVKRLLSVLNQLVDKGNTVLVIEHNLDIIKSADWLIDLGPEGGSKGGEIVAQGTPREVVKVVRSYTGKFLKPLLK is encoded by the coding sequence ATGCCTGCTCGTACCAAGAAAGCCATTGCCAAGACCCCCTCGACTCAACCGGTTATCTCGATTCGCGGCGCGCGGGTACACAATCTCAAGAACATCTCTCTGGACATTCCCCGGGACAAATTAGTGGTGATTACCGGTATTTCCGGTTCAGGAAAATCATCGCTGGCTTTTGATACCATTTACGCCGAAGGACAGCGCCGCTACGTCGAATCATTGTCCGCCTACGCGCGCCAATTCCTCGGTCTGATGGACAAACCTGATGTGGATCAGATCGACGGTTTATCACCCGCCATTTCTATTGATCAGAAATCGACTTCGCATAATCCTCGCTCGACCGTTGGCACGGTGACTGAGATTTATGATTACCTTCGTTTGCTTTTTGCCCGCGTCGGTACTCCACACTGTCCGCAGTGTGGCCGGATTGTTTCCAAACAAACCATTGAGCAGATCACTGATCAGGTGTTGTCCCTGTCGCAGGGCACCCAATTCATGATTATGGCGCCGGTTATTCGCAGTCAAAAAGGGGAACACAAGAAAGTGGTGAGCGAAGTACGCAAAGCCGGTTATGTTCGTATTCGGATTGACGGGGATCTGTATCCGATTGAGGAAGCGGAAGACATGACATTAGACAAGCAGAAGAAGCACGATCTGGAAGTGGTGGTAGACCGGCTCACCAATGACAAATCTCTTGAGCAGCAGCGCTTGCGTGAGTCACTCGAAGCCGCGCTCGATTTGGGTGACGGCTTGGTTATCATTCATGACGCGGACAAAAAAGTTGATCACTTGTATTCACAGCATTTTGCTTGTCCGCATTGTCATATTAATCTCCCGCCCATTGAACCGCGTAATTTTTCTTTTAATAATCCACACGGCGCCTGCCCTGACTGTACGGGCTTGGGTACTCGACTTGAGATTGATCCGGAAATGGTCATCCCCAATGACCGCCTGACCATCGCCGAAGGTGCTATCCGCCCCTGGGCACGCACCACAGCCAATCAGGCCTGGTATCTCCGGTTCCTGGAGAAGGTGGCGCTGGCGAATGGTTTTTCTCTGGATGTACCCGTGAATACATTGACGAAAAAACAGCTGGACATGATTCTCTACGGAACGGGAACGCAGGAGTACACCATGGATTATTCCAGTGATCGGTTTGAAGGTGAGTTTACTAAGAATTTCGAAGGGGTGATTCCCAATCTGATGCGCCGGTACAAAGAAACTCAATCTGATTATATCCGCTTGGAGATTGAAAAATTCATGCGTGTGTTGCCCTGTCCCACTTGTCTGGGTAAACGACTGAAGCCAGAAGCGCTCGCGGTATTAATTGATAAGAAATCAATTGCCGACATCAGCGCTATGACCGTCGAGCATGCCCGCGATTTCTTCGCCACATTGGCCTTTGCCAGTGAACAGCACAAGACGATTGCCCGGCAGATCCTCAAAGAGATTTCCGCGCGATTGCAATTCCTGAATAATGTGGGTCTCGACTATTTGACGCTGGATCGCGGTGCCTCCACCCTGGCTGGTGGTGAAGCGCAGCGGATCAGACTCGCTACTCAGATCGGTTCTTCACTGGTGGGAGTCGTCTACATATTAGATGAGCCATCGATTGGCCTCCATCAGCGCGATAATGAAAAATTGATAGAAACGCTGATTACCCTGAAAGAGCTTGGTAACACCGTGATTGTCGTTGAGCATGATGAAGGCACCATTCTTGCTTCAGATTATGTGGTAGATATTGGTCCCGGTGCGGGAGAACATGGCGGGCATGTAGTAGCCGCTGGTACGCCGCAGGAAATCATGAAGGATAAGAATTCATTGACCGGTCAATATATCTCTGGCCGATTATCCATCCCGGCACCCAAAGAATACCGCAAGGGCAATGGTAAATATCTCACGATCAAAGGTGCGTCTGAATTCAACCTCAAAAATGTTGATGCGAAATTCCCTCTCGGGAAATTCATCTGTATCACTGGCGTGTCTGGTTCGGGCAAATCAACGCTGATGACCGACATATTGGCCAAGGCATTAGCACAAAAATTCTACCGTGCCAAAGAAGTGCCTGGTAAACATGTTGGTCTGGAAGGCACCGAGCATCTCGATAAGGTCATCGTGATTGACCAGTCGCCGATTGGCCGTACTCCGCGCTCCAACCCCGCCACCTATACGGGCGTCTTTACCTACATCCGTGATCTCTTTTCCCAAGTGCCGGAAGCGCGCATCCGTGGATACTCACCCGGGCGGTTTAGTTTCAATGTCGTGGGTGGTCGCTGTGAAGCCTGCCAGGGCGATGGCCTGGTGAAGATTGAAATGCAATTTTTACCCGACGTCTACGTGGAATGTGAGGAGTGCAAAGGCCATCGGTACAATGCCCAAGCCTTGGAGATTCATTACCGCAGCAAGAATATTTCCGACGTGCTTAATATGACGGTGGAAGAGGCGATGTATTTCTTCCAGAATCAGCCAGCCATCCATAGCAAAATGAAGACATTGTATGAAGTGGGTCTGGGCTATGTGCACCTGGGGCAATCAGCCACCACGCTCTCGGGCGGTGAAGCCCAGCGGGTGAAGCTGGCTACCGAATTATCACGTCGAGCCACGGGCAAGACACTCTACATCCTGGATGAGCCAACCACCGGTTTGCACTTCGATGACGTGAAGCGGCTCTTGAGTGTTTTGAATCAGTTGGTTGATAAGGGAAACACCGTGCTCGTCATTGAACACAATTTGGACATTATCAAATCAGCCGATTGGTTGATCGACCTCGGTCCTGAGGGTGGCAGCAAGGGTGGAGAAATTGTGGCTCAAGGTACGCCGCGTGAAGTCGTGAAAGTGGTGCGCAGTTACACCGGCAAATTTCTCAAACCACTACTGAAATAG